Proteins encoded together in one Telopea speciosissima isolate NSW1024214 ecotype Mountain lineage chromosome 4, Tspe_v1, whole genome shotgun sequence window:
- the LOC122657291 gene encoding guanosine deaminase isoform X2 produces MEGTISVASAFAGYQEAVQDRDHKFLTEAVEEAYKGVECGDGGPFGAVVVRNNEVVVSCHNMVLKYTDPTAHAEVTAVREACKKLNKVELSDCEIYASCEPCPMCFGAIHLSRIKRLVYGAKAEAAIAIGFDDFIADALRGTGFYQKAHLEIKKADGNGAIIAEQVFENTKEKFHLY; encoded by the exons CTGTGCAGGACAGAGATCACAAATTTCTCACAGAAGCAGTTGAAGAAGCTTATAAGGGGGTAGAGTGTGGAGATGGAGGTCCTTTTGGTGCAGTTGTTGTTCGCAATAATGAAGTAGTTGTGAGCTGTCACAACATGGTCTTGAAGTACACAGACCCAACTGCCCATGCAGAGGTGACTGCAGTAAGAGAG GCCTGTAAAAAACTCAACAAAGTGGAGCTCTCAGATTGCGAAATATATGCATCTTGCGAGCCTTGTCCTATGTGCTTTGGAGCTATTCACCTTTCACGAATCAAG AGGCTGGTGTATGGTGCCAAGGCCGAAGCAGCTATAGCCATTGGGTTTGATGATTTCATTGCAGATGCATTAAGGGGTACTGGATTCTACCAGAAGGCCCACTTGGAGATAAAAAAAGCTGATGGTAATGGGGCAATTATTGCAGAACAAGTATTTGAGAATACAAAGGAGAAATTTCATTTGTACTGA